A section of the Humulus lupulus chromosome 2, drHumLupu1.1, whole genome shotgun sequence genome encodes:
- the LOC133817704 gene encoding protein STRUBBELIG-RECEPTOR FAMILY 3-like gives MVLWKKCLGVMGRRRSVLNCKNLKIHSQLLLGLVLICLAQVSVGITDPNDVAAINNLYIALGSPVIPGWVASGGDPCGEAWQGVQCNESQILRIVLNAANLGGELGGNLGMFTSIMVIDLSNNHIGGSIPSNLPATLQNFFLSANQFIGSIPDSLSTLNQLAAMSLNNNFLTGVIPDSFTTLTGLINLDLSSNNLSGELPPSLESLSSLTTLRLQNNQLSGPLDVLQDLPLKDLNIENNLFSGPIPPNLLNIPNFKKDGNPFNSTTEALPPSTSPTLSPPSPPLSGPPSSRTPFFPIGKTPPKQADGPSTSESSNSGGPKKSLTTIKVVWISIAGVLSFIVLVLALVLFVPRCSRQRRSPDRVSKRHQIGAYQGDRENLPRDNGTLAQPTNQIQKVTKEAASPKENIQTETRITGAIPKPQNEQDTNVQRLGTIPKRHDHKIDFGSLDEYLMMPPPPPPPPPPPPPPSPPPPPPPPPPPPPLNEKVIVEPSTSSDVIIAKPSTKATKASSSLTSAKFFSIASLQQFTDSFSQDNRIGAGTLGVVYRAQLPDGKLLAVKKLDKIASSQQKDDEFIELVNNIDRIRHANVVGLMGYCAEYGQRLLVYEYCSNGSLQEALHSDDEFKRKLSWNSRIRMALGAARALEYLHEVCEPPVVHRNFKSANVLLDDDLSVRLSDCGLAPLISSGSVSQLSGHLLTAYGYGAPEFESGIYTSQSDVYSFGVVMLELLTGRKSYDRNRNRGEQLLVRWAMTQLHDIDALSSMVDPSLHGKYPAKSLSHFADIISRCVQSEPTFRPPMSEVVQDLLDMIRKERNGSGSNED, from the exons ATGGTGTTGTGGAAAAAGTGTTTGGGAGTAATGGGTAGGAGGAGATCTGTCCTGAACTGCAAGAACTTGAAGATCCATTCACAGTTGCTACTTGGGTTAGTATTGATCTGCTTGGCCCAAGTGTCGGTTGGTATCACAGATCCTAATGATG TTGCTGCAATCAATAACTTGTATATCGCACTGGGTTCTCCTGTTATTCCTGGGTGGGTTGCATCTGGAGGGGACCCTTGTGGTGAAGCATGGCAAGGTGTACAATGCAATGAGTCTCAAATATTGAGAAT AGTTCTTAATGCTGCTAATCTGGGAGGAGAATTAGGTGGTAATCTCGGAATGTTCACTTCTATCATGGTAAT TGATTTAAGCAATAACCACATCGGGGGTAGCATTCCGTCCAATTTGCCAGCTACGTTGCAAAACTT TTTTCTTTCGGCTAACCAATTTATTGGAAGCATCCCGGATTCTTTATCAACGTTGAATCAGCTGGCAGCCAT GTCTCTTAACAACAACTTTTTAACTGGAGTAATTCCAGATTCCTTTACAACTCTCACTGGGTTGATAAATTT GGATTTATCCAGTAATAATTTGAGTGGGGAGCTGCCACCATCTTTAGAAAGTCTGTCATCTCTAACAACTCT GCGTTTGCAGAACAATCAGCTTTCTGGACCACTGGATGTCTTACAAGATCTTCCCTTGAAAGATTT GAATATAGAGAACAACCTTTTTTCAGGACCTATACCACCCAACTTGCTCAATATCCCAAACTTCAA AAAAGATGGAAATCCGTTTAATTCTACTACTGAAGCATTACCTCCCTCAACGTCTCCAACTCTATCACCACCTTCACCACCACTTTCTGGACCGCCTTCTTCTAGGACACCTTTTTTCCCTATTGGGAAAACACCTCCAAAACAGGCTGATGGACCATCCACATCTGAGTCTTCAAATTCTGGTGGACCAAAGAAATCCCTAACCACCATAAAGGTGGTTTGGATATCAATTGCTGGGGTGTTGTCATTTATAGTATTAGTATTAGCCCTTGTCCTTTTCGTTCCAAGATGTAGTAGACAAAGAAGATCTCCTGATAGAGTTTCCAAACGGCATCAAATAGGTGCATATCAAGGTGACAGGGAAAATCTTCCTAGAGACAATGGGACCCTGGCTCAACCAACCAATCAAATTCAAAAAG TCACAAAAGAAGCAGCTAGCCCGAAAGAGAATATTCAAACAGAGACTAGAATAACTGGAGCGATTCCGAAGCCACAAAATGAGCAAGACACAAATGTGCAAAGATTAGGCACAATACCAAAACGACATGATCATAAGATAGACTTTGGTTCGCTTGATGAGTATTTAATGATGCCTCCTCCACCCCCtcctccacctccacctccacctccaccttCTCCCCCTcccccacctcctcctcctcctcctccccctcctcttaatgagaaggttattgtgGAGCCTAGCACATCCTCTGACGTGATTATAGCAAAGCCTTCCACCAAAGCTACCAAAGCTAGTAGTTCCTTAACTTCTGCAAAGTTTTTCAGTATTGCGTCCCTTCAGCAATTTACAGACAGTTTTTCTCAAGATAATCGTATAGGAGCAGGCACGCTGGGAGTTGTCTATAGGGCTCAGCTTCCTGATGGAAAG CTACTCGCAGTCAAGAAATTGGACAAAATAGCCTCTAGTCAGCAGAAGGATGATGAATTTATCGAACTTGTGAACAATATTGATAGAATCAGGCATGCCAACGTTGTTGGGCTCATGGGTTACTGTGCAGAGTATGGTCAAAGACTTCTTGTCTATGAATATTGCAGTAATGGTTCGCTGCAGGAGGCTCTGCACTCAGATGATGAATTTAAAAGGAAACTTTCATGGAATTCTCGCATCAGAATGGCACTTGGCGCTGCAAGAGCCCTGGA GTATTTGCACGAGGTCTGTGAGCCACCTGTTGTACACAGAAATTTCAAGTCTGCCAATGTTCTTCTTGATGATGACCTTTCTGTGCGATTATCAGATTGTGGTTTAGCACCCTTAATATCATCAGGTTCTGTGAGCCAG CTCTCAGGACATTTGCTAACAGCATATGGTTACGGAGCTCCCGAATTTGAGTCAGGAATTTATACTTCCCAGAGTGATGTTTACAGTTTTGGCGTGGTTATGCTAGAACTTTTAACAGGCCGAAAGTCCTATGACAG GAATCGGAATCGAGGAGAACAACTTTTGGTCAGGTGGGCAATGACCCAGCTCCATGACATTGACGCATTGTCAAGCATGGTCGATCCTTCTCTGCATGGAAAATACCCTGCAAAATCCTTGTCACACTTTGCCGACATAATCTCTCGATGTGTTCAG TCGGAGCCTACATTCAGGCCGCCGATGTCTGAAGTTGTCCAGGACCTCTTAGACATGATACGAAAAGAGCGAAATGGCAGTGGATCTAACGAAGACTGA